The Quercus robur chromosome 3, dhQueRobu3.1, whole genome shotgun sequence DNA segment CCCACAGATGCTACTCACAAAGTATAAGAAACAACATCAGAGAAGGCAATTCAATATTTGGCACTTTGCCAatgtttgaaactaaaaactacAGTAAAACTATTAAACCAAAAGACACTACCTTGATCTACTGGAATTCCTTTTCCACTATGGGTAGCTAGCAATGCTAAGGTTACATCTTCACAAGTTGAAAGTAGCTTTAGATTTCCTCAATTTATAGTCCCACCATAATCATAAACTAATGGATAGGTTAAGGATAAGATTTTATCTGAgacaaaatcaagaaacatgCTAGCTTCTTTAGGGAAAGGTTGAAAGATTTCATGTTTTATTGACAGTTTACATAGTATAATTCTGGAGGTCCTCCAAGTCTGATTTCAAATAGTTCATACCATTGAATGCAGCAGGCAGCGTTTGCAATATCAACTAGTTCTCAATAAACACAACTCAGCCAGATTGCAGTCTCTTAGAGAATGACTACACACAATGAGAAGTGGACCAAATTTATAAACATTCTTGTTTTCTCAAATGACATGGGAAACTAATAAATTGAGcattatgataaaaattaaaaattaaaaaaaaaaaaaaaaaagatccaaaAAATAGGTGCATAGACAAATCAGGTTAAAAACAAcagtttctcaaccaaaaaaaaagaaggttaaaaacaacatatatatatatataaattaagtttgtctcaaaaacaaaactccCCAAAACAAGGGGAAAAATACAGGACCCTCATTATTTTCTGGGTGTATTGGGGAAATGCCAAACCAAAGCCAAGTTAACACAAGCAACCTGTGACAACTAAGCTATTCCCATCATAGCAAGCTCCAAACTGGGTATGCTCCAccataaaataaaacccaattcCAGAAAGCAAAAAGGAAGGTAAAAGTTATGTACAGAATGGTGCCCTAAGAATCTCAATCCAGGAGGTTGTCCAATTCCCTAAACATATTCCAAAGAATGATGTTTTCAGCCGGACAAATGGCAAGGCTATATCAGTAATGCACCAGTTAATGATTGTTCAAGTGAAATCTCCATAAAGAGACATTCAATCTAGAAGTCCAACTAACCTTTACAAAAACAGacaacttttgaaaaaattcagCCACTTTCTCTTTTGCAGTTCCCAGGCAAAAGAAATTTATACTTGTCTGCATTCTCCAAAAGATAAGATGGAAGATGAACAGCTGAGAAGGAACGAGGAACAGGTCCCATTTTCCCTATTATATCTTTGAAGGTGTACTCTTCAGGAAGCATATCAAACAAATCAGCCCCCTTGCATATTACTTTCTGAACTCTTTGAGGGTTCAAGTAATGAGAGAACCTAACCCTGTCATAATGGCTGTATGCTTTCATCTTAAAGATAAATTCACTGATTCGGCGGAAGCAAAAGCTACAATGCCACCCTGCATCTGCCAAGAGGTCATCTGTCTGGCGATAATGTGCATACCTTGTTTTACCAGACTGATACCTGTGTACTGAAGCTCTCCAGCTGCTATCATCCACATGGAActcaaaagaatatatataattcttcaGTTGAAGATGCAGGACAGGAGGTATATCATCACACCACCTCAAGAGATTTATTGTGTGTCTGCTTGGGATCTCATCAACATCAGACATTATCAACAAGTCATCATCTTCAATACCAGCTTTTTTCAGAAGCACATCCAGTGCTACTCGCTGATATGCCTCCTCAATAAATGGATTTTCTCCTTTCTTAAACCTTCCCCCAATAGTCCCATAAGTCAATCGTGGCTCAACGAATTTGAAATCATCTCGATAACTGGAAAAAAACAAGGGCTTTGGCAATCCAGTGAATGTTGAATTCGACTCAAGGATAACAAACTGTGTTACATAGGGATACAATTCTTTCCATCGTAATTCAAGAATTTCCTTCTCATTACTAAACAACACAGCATCAAAGACACGCCTTGGGTACTCACGGATTTTCCAACCATGAAGTTTGCAAAGGTTCTCCATTGACACATTCTCATGATAATAATGCGGAAGTACATGAAAAGGTTTGGGTGGTGATTCCCACAGTGGGCGCAGGAAGTATGAGATCTTCTGCCCATGTAGATAGATGAAAAATATGCATGTCGGAACAAAGGCGAAAAGAAAGATTAAGGTTTTCACATCCCAGCCACGCAGAATGCAGCGGATTCTTGACATGCTTAACACTTTATTTGATTCCTGCCATATTAAATAAGAACATATTAAACTTAAAATGAGTAAGAACAAACAAAGAAGCAATAAAAATGTTCACAAatcaaaatatttctaaaactTAGAATGACTATTTGTAAATATACCCAAGAGTAGCATCTTTATTTACTATAAGCATCATAACTTCACagggctatatatata contains these protein-coding regions:
- the LOC126718395 gene encoding uncharacterized protein LOC126718395 → MWWMMGETGGHYCNKKTDDICGDVCGQESNKVLSMSRIRCILRGWDVKTLIFLFAFVPTCIFFIYLHGQKISYFLRPLWESPPKPFHVLPHYYHENVSMENLCKLHGWKIREYPRRVFDAVLFSNEKEILELRWKELYPYVTQFVILESNSTFTGLPKPLFFSSYRDDFKFVEPRLTYGTIGGRFKKGENPFIEEAYQRVALDVLLKKAGIEDDDLLIMSDVDEIPSRHTINLLRWCDDIPPVLHLQLKNYIYSFEFHVDDSSWRASVHRYQSGKTRYAHYRQTDDLLADAGWHCSFCFRRISEFIFKMKAYSHYDRVRFSHYLNPQRVQKVICKGADLFDMLPEEYTFKDIIGKMGPVPRSFSAVHLPSYLLENADKYKFLLPGNCKRESG